GAAGTGGCTGCAAAATCGGCTGCGGCTAGCGTTGCGAACGCCTCAAGGTCAATCTTATCCGTTTCACCCGCGTTCGTTATCAAGTTCCCGTCGCGGTCAACCAGCATCACTGCCTTAGCGTCAGACTGCTGCAGAAGCTTCTCTATGTTTTCCTTTATCGACTGGAAACCCGATTCGAACAGCTTGATGCGATCTATCAACATGACTATCCGCTCGCTTGTTCCCTGCGGAGGAGTCTCTCCCACTGCTCCTGAACCTGAGCCTTGAACTGTTCTATAAGGCGCTCGTTACCAGGCTTAAAGAGGTGGCTGAAACGTCCCTGAGGTTTAAGAAAATCCTCAAGAGGTTTCGGCTCTCGAGGCTTCATGTTTATCTTGTATTTCCCGGCTTCCCATTCGTAAAGGGGCCAGAAAAGGGTGTCCACTGCAAGTTTCGAAATATTCATCGTCTGGTCGGTAGGATATCCCCATCCGGGAACGCAAGGAGAAAGAACGTTGATGAACGAGGGGCCATCAGCCGCAAGAGCCTTCTCGACTTTCTTTATAAGATCCATGTAGTAGCCGGGCGTCGCTTGCGCTGCGTATGCGGGCTCGTGCGCGATGACGATCTCGGTGAGATTCTTGCGTACCTGTTTCTTGCCGGGAACCTTGGAGCCTACAGGCGAGGTGGTTGTGTTGGCGCAGAACGGGGTCGCCGAAGAACGCTGATAGCCGGTGTTCATGTACGCGCCGTTGTCGTAGCAGACGTAGAGCATCTTGTGTCCGCGTTCGAGCGCGCCCGAGAGCGCCTGAATGCCTATGTCGTACGTGCCGCCGTCGCCGCCGAAAGCGATGAAGCGGATATCCTTGCTTATCTTGCCCTTGCGCTTGAGAACGTTGTAAGCTGCTTCGATTCCTGAAACGGTCGCGGCTGAGTTCTCGAAGGCGTCGTGAACGAGATTTATATTCCAGGCGGTATACGGGAATATGGTCGTGACCACTTCCATGCATCCTGTCGCGATGCCGGCAACCACAGGCTTGTCAGAAGCGGCAAGAAGTATCTGCCTCAGCGTAGCCGACGCTCCACAGCCTGCGCATGCCCTGTGTCCGCCGACAAGTCCTTCACTGCGC
This sequence is a window from bacterium. Protein-coding genes within it:
- a CDS encoding pyruvate ferredoxin oxidoreductase (catalyzes the formation of acetyl-CoA from pyruvate and coenzyme A); the encoded protein is MATLKDLAARSEGLVGGHRACAGCGASATLRQILLAASDKPVVAGIATGCMEVVTTIFPYTAWNINLVHDAFENSAATVSGIEAAYNVLKRKGKISKDIRFIAFGGDGGTYDIGIQALSGALERGHKMLYVCYDNGAYMNTGYQRSSATPFCANTTTSPVGSKVPGKKQVRKNLTEIVIAHEPAYAAQATPGYYMDLIKKVEKALAADGPSFINVLSPCVPGWGYPTDQTMNISKLAVDTLFWPLYEWEAGKYKINMKPREPKPLEDFLKPQGRFSHLFKPGNERLIEQFKAQVQEQWERLLRREQASG